The sequence below is a genomic window from Haematobia irritans isolate KBUSLIRL chromosome 3, ASM5000362v1, whole genome shotgun sequence.
AATTACATGAGAAGTCAACTAAATAagtaaaagaattttttagttatCTTGAAACTATTGAATGGTATGTCTTGCCTTTCTATATGTTTCGCCGACGCCGCGTGATAAATATTTaacatttcattgaaatgcTGTAGTCGAAAATCCCTTGTTGTACAGGACATTAAAAAGTACATAATATCAACAATTGGAGAAGCATATCTCATAATCTGCCAGTCCAGTAAACGGGCATCAACAAGTTTCCCTTTCTGAAAATCAAAAAATGACAGATTATAAAAATTCTTGTAACTTTATGTGCTATGTACTtcatatttaaacaaaatattgttgctCCAGCAATCTCCATGACATACTACACTGTACGGCTCACTTTTAGTCGCATCCAATAAATTCAACATTAAGTCAAAGAATGAGCCTTGATCGAAATATGACTTAAGTTTACACCAATAACGAGCGTCCTTTTCTGTGTCTAGACAGCTTAGAGCACTTTTTTTAAGGCTTTCGAAATAGTCATTCAATTGTTGGTCATTCTTTCGTTGAACAAATATATCtaccatatttttaaaaatttccagccGTTCGGGCCTTTGGTCTTTCAGAGCAAGTGATGTCCCATGTAATTTTCCATAAATCGCCATGACAAGTGCTACTTGGTCATAATTCAAACCTACAAATCGATCGTGCATATAAAAACCATCATCTTGCAAGTCATTCATGCAAATGGCTTCATTATATTCTTCAGTAAGCGTAAAATGACATAAGGGATATTCAATAAATTGCAAAAGATCTTCAAGACCTTTAGATTTTTGAAAATCTAAGGTTAATGGAAGAAACTAAACAAGCAAATAATATGTAGAATTATGATCTATATCTTAAGAATATTCTCAACTCACTTGTTCGTATGCCAATGCCTCTCTAAGAAATCCTGGCCTAGCAAAAAACTGCTGCCTTCTCAGCTCATTTTGAGGTGGTACTTTAAGTATAATCTTTGTAGTCTGCTTATTGTTTGAAACTACTTTAATACGATACACGATACCCATGTAGTTATCGCCTTTCTTTCCGACTAGTTGTATTTGATATATGTAGTTGTTATATCCGAATTTTCCATCCAAGAATGTTTGGACTGCTGTCAAAACTGTCGATGATATTTCGTTTGAGTCGTCATCACTCGTATCTGACAtagtttttctacagaaattaagtattataaatgtttattacACTTTAGGTTAtgtttattacacaaaaatagaatttccatcatttaatttgaaatataataatttaatcTATTCGTATTTATATACTTTTAGAAATATGCAAAGTTGAAACAAACTCCATACATAATAAAACCATTACAAAGTAGTAATGCAAACAAGTTCACACCATTTCAACGTTCGTATAGTACCTTAAATGGAATTCCTCTGaagtctacaccctcaaaaaaaatcgcttctttaacatatgttccaaacatattttgcaggaagcacatatattattgcatactaccgaaacattaatatgtttgttttatgtgaacatattatatgtttggaagcattttgagccaaaaatattatatgcttggaagaatttttcccaaacacgattgtgctcattccctaacatactcgtaattttcaatttttttagttattggcacctttttctgtaatacaaataatgttgaagaaattattcacttttataaattttttaaattttacctttcgcctgcacggagaatcgaaccgaggaccatacagtttgtaagccaacacactatccactgggctacgtagctgttatagtcaccagtagataattatcgttttaagttacatttatatagcatagtttgcagcgcccacgagcccatgcaaacataacattatttaacagaaacatacatttgtttgccacgtggagcagtggttagcatgtctgccttgcatgcaaagggtcgtgggttcaatccctgctccgaccgaacattttttttttttttttttttttaatttacacatttatatttatactatattaaattttttttaaatgaaacttcgaaatgtgcgttattaaagatttatagtcagtaacagtgcttgatataaacgaaattgactgatttttggataaaatattattttttattgcaaaaataacaatattgtaataaaaaactgtttttggacaaaacttttaaatttggaaggaattcaaaaactaacaaaagaagaacgtggagtcgagtataaacatacatacataattttataatataaacatacatttatttaggagtgaacagttttttactagcatttaacaccatcgctctaaaattccttttatttttctttaataattcattttaaagaaaataaactttttaaattgttttagctgtaaaactcgaacttaatgcccgcttttatatttgatggtgtccgtcaactcctcgtggactactaaagaggaactaaagtttgtttttttacattttactgtgtaatttttcactatttcctccttatttcattttactgtcccaactctaaaaagtgtatagtgccctttcgctatttttatgaagacccctgatttcttttaacgaaccaagaaaaaaattgtgcccataatgccaaaatgataaacaaaacacatgtccacacatacataaaatgctgctctcacggcgaaaacacatgctgtttttttttttaatgtctattctcttggttccgactgtctattctctttattcaaattaaataatatttagacttaagcatataaaatttttggccttatcataaaacagttttccgaaacaacatacaagcggtttcacagaaattgttctcttttgactcttttgctgtgttatattgatatctttcgtcaactctcccggtttccatctctatttctctctatactctctctgtcgctttgaataaaatatcacaaaatatgtatgtttagtcgaaatttgtaaatttatatatgtttgtattcacacatatgatttttatgaaacattcatgccccaaacataatatattctaacatattaacatagatgtcccaaacatttagtgttagtttaggaacattacatgttcgcacttaaatatattgtggtttaaaatcgtgcccgaaacacattttgtttatatcggaacatatgaaaaacatatttttctaacagtgtacaattgtagaaattttgcaacacAATTTGAATACTTTAATTCCACCTCAAACTCCAATTGCTATGTCGATAAATCAACACCAAACTCAATTACCTTCTTCTATGAGACAgggaatataaaatattataaaggaagtactCCAGGAAAGTCGCTTAAAGCCAGATGCTAAATGTAAGTTGTTTGGGTAACTAACAAATATCGATAATTTGTGTTGTGTCTTGCTCTAGTGTAACTCTAGTGCCGATTTGACCGCTGCTCCTCGGAGAAGTTCTCGTCATTCAATTCTGCAGCAGTATGCTGAAGAACATAGCATACGTCTTGCCCATCacgaattaaatgaaatttcatcattaaattaatcaattaaacaaACACTAAAAAGACTTCAAAATCGACTAAACCAAAAGCACAAACGATAGGTTAATATGTCAAATTTGCAACAATTAGTCTGCAAATAAGAAAACTAGTTTAAGCCAACACCGAAAAGCTTTTCTCGAATTACTCAACAAGGGTTCATTGAAGAATCAACAAATCTTACCAATGGTTGGCCAGAAAAGGGTGTTTCAGATTATCACTCAGAGATATGTACTTATTCTTGCTACAACAGAAATGTAACTAACGTTTTCTCCTAATTAATATTCTTTATGAATTATAGCCACAATTGTTTCTCTCATAATTATCTAATCAACCTTCAAACCATATAAAATTGCATTGGTTTGTGGTCTGTTTTATTATTCGATATTGTTTTATATCGTTATAACAGTTTTGGAATATGTCATTCTCTGTTACAAATTAAGTAACGAAGCAAAAAATATGTCGTTTCGTATTTcatggaaaataaaaaatatacaatggttttaaccctccaccattggatgggagTATACAAACTTATATTTTGGATcgtcgtgaaattctgagtcatgtgcgctcaaggccgtattcagggggggaagagggggatcaaacccccccccccccccccgaaatgaatgaatatttttatataaataaatatatatttttagctgcatagaaaaatcttttcgaagatgttgaagaaaagctggaggttttattttgaaaaacgcttacctataaaacttgcacaaatcatagaatactagttgaaaagtccgtcaaacgacggtcgaaaataacaaattgtttttgttttcgcaccacaaatttcattttttgaaaatgtatatttgctttttatgtgtgtttgttgttctttttgtgaacatgactcgctttgtttggccatagaacaacaacgaaacagccaaacacacatgtgtaaatgaaatggcgcaaaacctgcgaaaataaCCTGcctgatatttccaaacgtgcatattcttttaaaaattttggtcactttgccagttactcagggatggaaaatacaatttttaggaaagtacaaaaaaggtattttttgatcggaaaggtactttttactaaatttcaacaaaaatttcactggaatattattgtcaagagacggaattttaaagaaaataaaattttgacaaaattttttatataaataaaattttgcaaaaattttctaaagaaataaaattttgcaaaaaaattctatagaaaaaaaattttgcaaaattttttctatagaaataaaattttgcaaaaatttcctatagaaataaatcttttacaaaattttcaattgaaataaaattttggcaaaattttctataaaaataaaattttgcaaaaattctatatagaaataagattttgacaacattttctaccgaaataaaaaatcgataatgtaGAATCGCATtcgtttttcgactaaaacatttttgaagttcaataaaatcctgtttttgactatgtcttttacgaaatagattttttttcccacatggtctgttttgccatatttgtaatttctcaaaatattaaaatattttgtcaaagctattgtaccataaatctgatatcgactcaaaaatgtctacacaaaaggtactaaatcattcgcgggggtactatggtactgaccggggtgaaaaaggtttgaaaaaagtactatagaactgcattttccatccctgcagttactacgtgctcatccgaacgttcattttcagcaatgaagagattaaagacgtatcttagaaattcgactagcgagagtagactcaaaggattggcattaatgtcggttcatcgccgaataaatgtgccgactgaagaagtcattcatttatttgctgcccaaaaagcccgtcggctcaatttaatattataacaagtatatacagcagtaagttcggccgggccgaatcttaaatacccaccaccatgaaccaaatattagggtttcctttgaaatttcaggagggcttgaggacttgaggacacttcccgaagataaatttaaagatttcacctatgaggactatatcagattctggatttataagaaccatttttgtttgagttttagaggaatcattaacatctcttgtaagtgtgcaagaaaattataaaataacgtcttgatttgaaatcttaaatctgtagaagtaaaatctggaaattttacattgagtttcaaccaattttcatgatcagtgcgccttctacaccctgaagaagtgaagtcggtctatatggaggcattaccaaatggaccgataaaaacttaatccgatacacgtttttgtgagcctaaaataccataatatttacaatttcaggcaaatcagataaaaactacggtttctagaaacccaaggagttaaatcgggagatcgttcttatgggggctatactaatatatggaccg
It includes:
- the pkm gene encoding pinkman; translated protein: MSDTSDDDSNEISSTVLTAVQTFLDGKFGYNNYIYQIQLVGKKGDNYMGIVYRIKVVSNNKQTTKIILKVPPQNELRRQQFFARPGFLREALAYEQFLPLTLDFQKSKGLEDLLQFIEYPLCHFTLTEEYNEAICMNDLQDDGFYMHDRFVGLNYDQVALVMAIYGKLHGTSLALKDQRPERLEIFKNMVDIFVQRKNDQQLNDYFESLKKSALSCLDTEKDARYWCKLKSYFDQGSFFDLMLNLLDATKSEPYSVVCHGDCWSNNILFKYEKGKLVDARLLDWQIMRYASPIVDIMYFLMSCTTRDFRLQHFNEMLNIYHAASAKHIERLGSNHEILYPRLGLERELKTKGAIGLLFAMIVLPILTTKSEDVPDLEKLSEKVSAGKSTDAMEAGFVGAKSAMFTERMKEIVYDTVDWGLI